Proteins encoded in a region of the Triplophysa rosa unplaced genomic scaffold, Trosa_1v2 scaffold363_ERROPOS117636, whole genome shotgun sequence genome:
- the LOC130550584 gene encoding piggyBac transposable element-derived protein 4-like has protein sequence MVASKARIGIKQFMKNKPCRWGYKLFVLADSSNGYTWDFFVYEGKLQGNSGKGLSYESVMELVDTQLLGTGYKLFVDNFYTSPSLFCDLLQKRIWACGTIRTNRIGFPKTKINTLVSKSLRGSIRWIRKDSLLFVQWRDTRDVFMCTTLHTAHGGDTVQRRVKDADGHWVLKNISVPPAVKEYNRFMGGVDLSDSLINYYKVIHKTQRWYKTLFYHFMDIAIVNAFLLYKDLTKGKGEVPMHQKAFRETLVEELAAAAKIPAPSSTPRSKHHKPVHITAHSTMGRLRCRQCQAKTPVKCSSCDIPLCFVPNRDCYNEWHDANNL, from the exons ATGGTTGCCTCTAAAGCGCGTATCGGGATTAAACAGTTCATGAAAAATAAGCCTTGTCGCTGGGGTTATAAACTTTTCGTACTGGCGGACTCGAGCAATGGGTACACATGGGACTTTTTTGTGTATGAAGGAAAGCTGCAGGGAAACAGTGGGAAAGGACTCAGTTATGAGTCGGTAATGGAGCTTGTTGACACACAGTTGCTTGGCACGGGTTACAAGCTCTTTGTTGACAATTTTTATACAAGTCCCTCCCTTTTCTGTGATCTCCTTCAAAAGAGGATCTGGGCATGCGGAACGATACGCACAAACAGAATTGGTTTTCcaaaaaccaaaataaacactCTGGTTTCGAAATCTTTGCGTGGGAGCATACGGTGGATCAGAAAGGACTCCCTCCTCTTTGTGCAATGGCGAGACACAAGGGATGTTTTTATGTGCACAACACTCCACACAGCCCATGGGGGGGACACTGTTCAGAGAAGAGTGAAAGATGCAGATGGGCACTGGGTTTTGAAGAACATCTCTGTTCCACCAGCAGTGAAGGAGTACAACCG GTTCATGGGTGGAGTGGATCTTTCAGATTCGCTGATCAATTATTACAAAGTCATCCACAAGACCCAGAGGTGGTATAAGACATTGTTTTATCACTTTATGGACATTGCTATTGTGAATGCGTTCTTGCTTTACAAGGATCTTACCAAAGGTAAAGGAGAGGTACCCATGCACCAAAAGGCATTCAGAGAGACACTTGTTGAGGAGCTGGCAGCAGCAGCAAAAATTCCTGCTCCATCGTCCACTCCACGCAGCAAACATCACAAGCCTGTGCATATCACTGCACATAGCACCATGGGTCGTCTGAGGTGCAGACAGTGCCAAGCAAAGACACCAGTGAAGTGCTCCTCCTGTGACATACCGTTGTGCTTTGTGCCAAATCGTGATTGTTACAATGAGTGGCATGATGCCAATAActtgtaa